One window of Rhizobium leguminosarum genomic DNA carries:
- a CDS encoding YcbK family protein gives MQNARLLAMAGLFALQSAADAVGQDSKRPVLHLPRQEARLAYTVQTVSVRAGCFPERLRAVLSHIAAKTGRRPMITSGLRPHPRRHGSLHGKCLAADIRMPGLSERTIIAAARSAPGIGGIGTYCNGIVHVDVGPQRRWVDC, from the coding sequence ATGCAGAACGCCCGTTTGCTCGCCATGGCAGGCCTTTTCGCCCTACAATCAGCAGCCGACGCCGTCGGTCAAGACAGCAAAAGACCGGTCCTCCATCTTCCCAGGCAGGAGGCACGCCTCGCCTATACGGTCCAGACCGTCAGCGTTCGTGCCGGCTGTTTTCCCGAGCGTCTTCGGGCGGTCCTGTCGCATATCGCCGCAAAAACCGGACGCCGGCCGATGATCACCTCCGGCCTCCGGCCGCATCCCCGCCGCCATGGGTCACTGCATGGAAAATGCCTGGCGGCCGATATCAGGATGCCGGGCCTCTCCGAGCGCACCATCATCGCAGCCGCCAGAAGCGCACCGGGCATCGGCGGCATCGGCACCTATTGCAACGGTATCGTCCATGTCGACGTCGGACCGCAGCGGCGGTGGGTGGATTGTTAA
- a CDS encoding VOC family protein has translation MTIQSLFLVTLVVDDYDRAKAFYCDCLGFDCLQDETQPEGKRWVVVKPRGGDGAAFLLAQAAGEAQRAAIGNQTGGRVGFFLKTDDFARDHAAMLAAGVRFLEEPRHEVYGTVAVFADPYGNSFDLIQHAAG, from the coding sequence ATGACGATCCAGTCGCTTTTCCTCGTCACCCTCGTCGTCGACGACTACGACCGCGCCAAGGCTTTCTATTGCGATTGCCTCGGATTCGACTGCCTCCAAGACGAGACGCAGCCGGAGGGAAAGCGCTGGGTGGTGGTGAAACCCAGAGGCGGGGATGGCGCCGCATTTCTGCTGGCGCAGGCGGCAGGCGAGGCGCAACGGGCGGCGATCGGCAACCAGACGGGCGGCCGTGTCGGCTTCTTTCTGAAGACCGACGATTTCGCCCGTGACCATGCCGCAATGCTTGCGGCCGGCGTGCGCTTTCTGGAAGAGCCACGGCATGAGGTTTACGGCACGGTTGCGGTGTTTGCCGATCCCTACGGCAACAGCTTCGATCTGATCCAGCATGCCGCAGGCTGA
- the trpS gene encoding tryptophan--tRNA ligase — protein sequence MSEFKKLVFSGVQPTGNLHLGNYLGAIRRFVALQDGHDCIYCVVDMHALTAQLVHEDMPGQTRSIAAAFIAAGIDPEKHIVFNQSAVPQHAELAWIFNCVARIGWMNRMTQFKDKAGKDREQASLGLYAYPSLMAADILVYRATHVPVGEDQKQHLELARDIAMKFNLDYAEHISRTGYGIDITVGNEPVHAYFPMVEPLIGGPAPRVMSLRDGTKKMSKSDPSDLSRINLMDDEDAISKKIRKAKTDPDGLPSEIDGLQGRPEADNLVAIYAALADRSKADVLAEFGGQQFSIFKPALVDLAIHVMAPITGEMRRLMDDTSHIDAILRKGGERARARAEVTMSQVRDVIGFLY from the coding sequence ATGAGCGAATTCAAGAAACTCGTATTCTCCGGCGTGCAGCCGACCGGCAATCTGCATCTCGGCAATTATCTCGGCGCGATCCGGCGGTTCGTGGCGCTGCAGGACGGCCATGACTGCATTTACTGCGTCGTCGACATGCATGCGCTCACCGCCCAGCTCGTGCATGAGGACATGCCGGGCCAGACGCGCTCGATTGCCGCCGCCTTTATCGCCGCCGGCATCGATCCGGAAAAGCATATCGTCTTCAACCAGTCGGCCGTGCCGCAGCATGCCGAACTTGCCTGGATTTTCAATTGCGTCGCCCGCATCGGCTGGATGAACCGCATGACGCAGTTCAAGGACAAGGCCGGCAAGGATCGCGAACAGGCCTCGCTCGGTCTCTACGCCTATCCGAGCCTGATGGCCGCCGACATTCTGGTCTATCGCGCCACCCATGTGCCCGTCGGTGAGGATCAGAAACAGCACCTGGAGCTTGCCCGCGACATCGCGATGAAGTTCAACCTCGATTATGCCGAGCATATCAGCAGGACCGGTTATGGCATCGACATCACCGTCGGCAACGAGCCGGTGCATGCCTATTTCCCGATGGTCGAGCCGCTGATCGGCGGGCCAGCACCACGCGTCATGTCGCTGCGCGACGGCACCAAGAAAATGTCGAAATCCGACCCTTCCGACCTCTCGCGCATCAATCTGATGGACGACGAGGACGCGATCTCGAAGAAGATCCGCAAGGCAAAGACCGATCCGGACGGCCTGCCGAGCGAGATCGACGGGTTGCAGGGCCGCCCAGAAGCCGACAATCTGGTGGCGATCTATGCCGCACTTGCCGACAGGTCGAAGGCCGACGTGCTTGCCGAATTCGGCGGCCAGCAGTTCTCCATCTTCAAGCCGGCACTGGTCGATCTCGCCATCCATGTGATGGCGCCGATCACCGGCGAGATGCGCCGGCTGATGGACGATACCAGCCATATCGACGCGATCCTGCGCAAGGGCGGCGAACGCGCCAGGGCCCGCGCCGAAGTGACGATGAGCCAAGTGCGCGACGTCATCGGCTTCCTCTACTGA
- a CDS encoding universal stress protein, whose product MVSKRLSQLEGHRRKFMAVIDGTPECQRAVHYAGRRAKNSNGGLVLLYVIPDGDFQQWLGVEAIMRAEAREEAEAVVAKIAQIVRETIGIEPEVVIREGSAAEQINAVIEDDRDVAILVLAAGSAKEGPGPLVSSIAGRAAAFPIPVTVLPDTLTNEEIDALC is encoded by the coding sequence ATGGTATCGAAGCGACTCTCACAGCTCGAAGGTCATCGCCGCAAATTCATGGCGGTGATCGACGGTACACCCGAATGCCAACGCGCCGTTCATTATGCCGGCCGGCGCGCGAAGAATTCCAATGGCGGGCTGGTGCTGCTCTATGTCATCCCCGACGGGGATTTCCAGCAATGGCTCGGCGTCGAAGCGATCATGCGGGCTGAAGCCCGCGAAGAGGCCGAAGCGGTCGTTGCCAAGATCGCCCAGATCGTGCGCGAGACGATCGGCATCGAGCCTGAGGTCGTCATCCGTGAGGGCAGTGCAGCCGAACAGATCAACGCGGTGATCGAAGACGACCGCGATGTCGCGATCCTGGTTCTGGCCGCCGGTTCGGCGAAGGAAGGTCCGGGGCCGCTGGTCTCGTCGATCGCCGGTCGCGCGGCGGCGTTTCCGATCCCGGTGACCGTGCTGCCGGACACGCTGACCAACGAGGAAATCGACGCCCTCTGCTGA
- a CDS encoding NifU family protein: MFIQTEATPNPATQKFLPRKVVMENGTAEFRSAEEAEASPLAARLFEIPGVTGVYFGYDFISVSKDDAEWQHLKPAILGSIMEHFMSGKPVMGDTSILSEDVDAGDEFFDEGDESIVLTIKELLETRVRPAVAQDGGDITFRGFKDGKVYLNMKGSCAGCPSSTATLKHGVQNLLRHFVPEVQEVIAA; the protein is encoded by the coding sequence ATGTTCATTCAGACCGAAGCCACGCCGAACCCCGCCACGCAGAAGTTCCTGCCGCGCAAGGTGGTGATGGAAAACGGCACGGCCGAATTCCGTAGCGCCGAGGAAGCCGAAGCTTCGCCGCTCGCTGCCCGCCTGTTCGAAATCCCTGGCGTCACCGGCGTCTATTTCGGCTATGATTTCATTTCCGTCTCCAAGGACGATGCCGAATGGCAGCATCTTAAGCCGGCTATATTAGGCTCGATCATGGAGCATTTCATGTCCGGCAAGCCGGTCATGGGCGATACCTCCATCCTTTCGGAAGACGTCGATGCCGGCGACGAATTCTTCGACGAGGGCGATGAATCGATCGTGCTGACCATCAAGGAGCTTCTCGAGACTCGCGTGCGCCCCGCCGTTGCCCAAGACGGCGGCGACATCACCTTCCGCGGCTTCAAGGACGGCAAGGTCTATCTGAACATGAAGGGGTCCTGCGCCGGCTGCCCGTCTTCGACGGCAACGCTGAAGCACGGCGTCCAGAACCTGCTGCGCCATTTCGTTCCAGAAGTGCAGGAAGTGATTGCCGCTTAA
- the tsaB gene encoding tRNA (adenosine(37)-N6)-threonylcarbamoyltransferase complex dimerization subunit type 1 TsaB translates to MIVLALDTAGVDCAAAVYDSGRNTMLGEASDMIGKGHAEHLINIVDRALDQAGLALSHIDRIAVTIGPGSFTGIRVGVAAARGFALSLNVPAVGVTTLEVMASAQREKTPHRPVLAAMDAKRDEIYLQSFSADGSSLDAPRALSVAQAQAFASGFDCEITGSATPLLKAGAGGDHTNSFPISVVARLGAAASPDAGKPKPLYLRGPDAKPQAGYAIARRV, encoded by the coding sequence ATGATTGTTCTGGCGCTCGACACGGCAGGTGTAGACTGCGCTGCCGCCGTTTACGACAGCGGCAGGAATACGATGCTGGGGGAGGCATCGGACATGATCGGCAAGGGGCATGCTGAGCATCTGATCAATATCGTCGATCGCGCACTCGATCAGGCGGGGCTGGCACTTTCTCATATTGACCGGATTGCCGTCACCATCGGCCCCGGCTCGTTTACCGGTATCCGCGTCGGCGTTGCCGCAGCCCGCGGTTTTGCGCTTTCGCTCAATGTGCCTGCTGTCGGCGTCACCACGCTCGAGGTCATGGCATCAGCCCAGCGCGAAAAGACGCCCCATCGCCCCGTGCTGGCAGCAATGGATGCCAAGCGGGACGAAATCTACCTTCAGTCCTTTTCAGCCGACGGTTCATCCCTCGACGCGCCACGGGCGTTAAGCGTTGCGCAAGCGCAGGCTTTTGCTAGCGGCTTCGACTGCGAGATCACCGGTTCGGCGACGCCGCTCCTGAAGGCCGGTGCCGGCGGCGATCACACCAACAGTTTCCCGATCTCCGTCGTGGCGCGCCTCGGTGCAGCCGCCTCCCCCGATGCCGGAAAACCGAAGCCCCTTTATCTGCGCGGACCCGACGCCAAGCCGCAGGCCGGGTATGCTATCGCCCGACGAGTGTGA
- a CDS encoding GNAT family N-acetyltransferase, with the protein MLESYLTLKPEFEIIAMEREDCRDVAVLHGERFARPWGDGEFHGLLMQDTVFGFVARQTNAFLKKPLPGFILARHVAGEAEILTIAVQAKVARAGLGWRLMQAAIREARARGGESMFLEVDNGNTAALGLYRKLGFEKVGERKGYYKQDNGALSTALVMKRVLR; encoded by the coding sequence ATGCTGGAATCCTATCTGACGCTGAAGCCGGAATTCGAGATCATCGCCATGGAGCGCGAGGATTGCCGCGATGTCGCCGTCCTGCACGGGGAGCGCTTCGCCCGGCCCTGGGGCGATGGTGAATTTCACGGCCTGCTTATGCAGGACACCGTGTTCGGTTTCGTCGCGCGCCAGACCAATGCCTTCCTGAAAAAGCCGCTTCCCGGCTTCATCCTTGCCCGCCACGTCGCCGGCGAGGCGGAGATCCTGACGATCGCCGTGCAGGCGAAAGTCGCCCGTGCCGGGCTCGGCTGGCGGCTGATGCAGGCGGCGATCCGGGAAGCCCGCGCGCGCGGCGGCGAGAGCATGTTTCTCGAAGTCGACAACGGCAATACCGCAGCCCTTGGCCTCTATCGTAAGCTCGGCTTCGAAAAGGTCGGCGAACGCAAGGGTTACTACAAGCAGGACAACGGCGCCCTCTCCACGGCGCTTGTCATGAAGCGCGTTCTTCGGTAG
- a CDS encoding Fur family transcriptional regulator, with translation MSDVAKTLEELCTERGMRMTEQRRVIARILEDSEDHPDVEELYRRSVKVDAKISISTVYRTVKLFEDAGIIARHDFRDGRSRYETVPEEHHDHLIDLKTGTVIEFRSPEIEALQERIAREHGFRLVDHRLELYGVPLKKEDL, from the coding sequence ATGTCTGATGTAGCCAAGACCCTTGAGGAGCTTTGCACCGAACGCGGCATGCGCATGACCGAGCAGCGCCGCGTGATCGCGCGCATCCTCGAAGATTCCGAAGACCATCCCGACGTGGAAGAACTCTACCGCCGCTCGGTGAAGGTCGATGCGAAGATTTCGATTTCGACCGTCTATCGCACCGTGAAGCTGTTCGAGGATGCCGGCATCATCGCCCGCCACGATTTCCGCGACGGGCGCTCACGCTACGAAACGGTGCCGGAAGAGCATCACGACCACCTGATCGACCTGAAGACTGGCACGGTCATCGAATTCCGCTCGCCGGAGATCGAGGCGCTGCAGGAACGCATCGCCCGCGAGCATGGCTTCCGGCTGGTCGACCACCGGCTCGAGCTCTACGGCGTTCCGTTGAAGAAGGAAGATCTCTGA
- a CDS encoding lysophospholipid acyltransferase family protein: protein MIAWLRITLAAVVILAVSIVLMPLQVLALRFDWRLRRRLPRVWHRIVCYCLGIRIRVTGRLEERRPLMLCSNHSSWLDIMVMSAVADVAFIAKIEVADWPIFGTLAKLQKSVFVVREEKRRTGHQANEIAGRMADGEIVVLFPEGTTSDGNRLLEVKSSLFGAAAMAVPASPTGTVVVQPVAIAYTRVHGIAMGRYHRPLAAWPGDIELLPHLIDIVRCGAIDAEVCFGEAVDYRADTNRKEVSGTIASRIRNLLNSRLRGREIS from the coding sequence TTGATCGCCTGGCTGCGCATCACGCTTGCTGCGGTCGTCATCCTCGCCGTCAGCATCGTGCTCATGCCGCTGCAGGTGCTTGCCCTGCGTTTCGACTGGCGGCTGCGCCGCAGGCTTCCGCGCGTCTGGCACCGTATCGTCTGCTATTGTCTCGGCATCCGCATCCGCGTCACTGGTAGGCTGGAAGAGCGCCGGCCGCTGATGCTCTGTTCCAACCACTCGTCCTGGCTCGACATCATGGTGATGTCGGCGGTCGCCGACGTCGCCTTCATCGCCAAGATCGAGGTGGCCGACTGGCCGATCTTCGGCACGCTCGCCAAGCTGCAGAAGAGCGTCTTCGTCGTGCGCGAGGAGAAGCGCAGGACCGGCCACCAGGCCAACGAGATCGCCGGACGCATGGCCGACGGCGAGATCGTCGTGCTCTTCCCGGAAGGGACGACTTCCGACGGCAACCGGCTGCTGGAGGTCAAATCCTCGCTGTTCGGCGCCGCGGCGATGGCGGTGCCGGCTTCGCCGACGGGGACCGTCGTGGTGCAGCCGGTGGCGATTGCCTATACCAGGGTGCACGGCATCGCCATGGGCCGCTATCACCGGCCGCTCGCCGCCTGGCCGGGGGATATCGAACTGCTGCCGCACCTGATCGATATCGTGCGATGCGGCGCGATCGACGCCGAGGTTTGCTTCGGCGAGGCGGTGGACTACCGCGCCGATACCAATCGCAAGGAAGTGAGCGGCACGATCGCCTCGCGCATCCGCAACCTGTTAAACAGCCGGCTGCGCGGGCGGGAAATCTCCTGA
- the miaB gene encoding tRNA (N6-isopentenyl adenosine(37)-C2)-methylthiotransferase MiaB, whose product MTQDSALLQAPEPTVADGSNSRKVFIKTYGCQMNVYDSTRMSDALARDGYEPTEDMEEADLVLLNTCHIREKAAEKVYSALGRLRDMKKRKAADGREMMIGVAGCVAQAEGEEILRRAPAVDVVIGPQTYHRLPEALRRAKEGQRVVDTEYAIEDKFEHLPIAESRKIRARGVTAFLTVQEGCDKFCTFCVVPYTRGSEVSRPVSQIVEEAEKLVEGGVREITLLGQNVNAWHGAGPQGEAWSLGDLLYRLAEIPGLARLRYTTSHPRDMDDRLINAHRDLRALMPYLHLPVQSGSDRILKAMNRRHTAAEYLTLIARIRAVRPDIALSGDFITGFPGETDADFEDTLRLVEEVHYAQAFSFKYSTRPGTPGAELKDQVPEEIKAERLERLQALLLKQQQEFAESCIGKEIDLLLEKPGRMPEQLIGRSPWLQSVNVDAKASQIGDIIKVRITGTGTNSLFAERAEAAV is encoded by the coding sequence ATGACACAGGACAGCGCCCTTCTCCAGGCCCCGGAGCCGACCGTCGCCGACGGCAGCAACAGCCGCAAGGTCTTCATCAAGACCTATGGCTGCCAGATGAACGTCTACGATTCGACGCGCATGAGCGATGCGCTCGCGCGCGATGGCTATGAACCGACCGAGGACATGGAAGAGGCGGACCTCGTTCTGCTCAACACCTGCCATATCCGTGAGAAGGCGGCCGAGAAGGTCTATTCGGCGCTCGGACGGCTGCGCGACATGAAAAAGAGGAAGGCAGCGGACGGAAGGGAGATGATGATCGGCGTTGCCGGCTGCGTCGCCCAAGCCGAAGGCGAGGAGATCCTGCGCCGGGCGCCGGCCGTCGACGTCGTCATCGGCCCGCAGACCTATCACCGCCTGCCGGAGGCGCTGCGCCGGGCCAAAGAGGGCCAGCGCGTCGTCGATACGGAATATGCGATCGAGGACAAGTTCGAGCATCTGCCGATCGCCGAGAGCCGCAAGATCCGCGCCCGCGGCGTCACCGCCTTCCTGACGGTGCAGGAGGGCTGCGACAAGTTCTGCACCTTCTGCGTCGTGCCCTATACGCGCGGCTCGGAAGTGTCGCGGCCGGTTTCTCAGATCGTCGAGGAAGCCGAAAAGCTTGTCGAAGGCGGGGTGCGCGAGATCACTCTGCTCGGACAGAACGTCAATGCCTGGCACGGCGCCGGGCCGCAGGGCGAGGCATGGAGCCTCGGCGACTTGCTCTATCGCCTTGCCGAGATCCCCGGCCTTGCGCGGCTGCGCTATACCACAAGCCATCCGCGCGACATGGACGACCGGCTGATCAACGCCCATCGCGACCTCAGGGCGCTGATGCCCTATCTGCACCTGCCGGTGCAATCGGGCTCTGACCGTATCCTCAAAGCGATGAACCGGCGCCACACGGCAGCCGAATATCTGACGTTGATTGCGCGCATCCGCGCGGTACGGCCCGACATCGCGCTGTCTGGCGATTTCATTACCGGCTTTCCGGGGGAGACAGACGCCGATTTTGAGGATACACTCAGGCTTGTGGAGGAGGTCCATTATGCACAGGCCTTCTCGTTCAAATACTCGACACGGCCGGGCACACCCGGCGCGGAGCTGAAGGACCAGGTGCCGGAAGAGATCAAGGCAGAACGGCTGGAACGCCTGCAAGCGCTTCTCCTGAAGCAGCAGCAGGAATTTGCCGAATCCTGCATCGGCAAAGAGATCGACCTGTTGCTCGAAAAGCCCGGTCGCATGCCGGAACAACTAATTGGCCGTTCTCCCTGGCTTCAATCCGTGAATGTTGATGCAAAAGCATCGCAAATCGGTGACATTATTAAAGTGCGAATCACCGGAACCGGAACCAACAGCCTGTTTGCCGAACGTGCAGAGGCTGCGGTTTAA
- a CDS encoding PhoH family protein: MNGQELVSSSPRHPRTPSDSNHFVLTFENNRFASELFGQFDQNLKLLEERLNIDARARGNSVVILGDVVTTNQARRTLDYLYEKLQKGGSVERSDVEGAIRMAVAADDQLSLPTMERKAKLTMAQVSTRKKTIIARTPTQDAYIRALERAELVFGVGPAGTGKTYLAVAHAAQLLERGAVEKIILSRPAVEAGERLGFLPGDMKEKVDPYLRPLYDALYDMIPADKVDRAITAGVIEIAPLAFMRGRTLANAAIILDEAQNTTSMQMKMFLTRLGENARMIVTGDPSQIDLPRGVKSGLVEALQLLNGVEGISIVRFKDTDVVRHPLVGRIVRAYDSTYAVETEAVSRQD, translated from the coding sequence TTGAACGGACAAGAATTGGTTTCTTCTTCACCGCGCCACCCCCGCACGCCGAGCGACTCCAATCACTTTGTCCTGACGTTCGAGAACAACCGCTTCGCCAGCGAGCTCTTCGGTCAATTCGACCAGAACCTCAAGCTGCTCGAGGAACGGCTCAACATCGATGCGCGGGCGCGCGGCAATTCGGTCGTCATATTAGGCGATGTCGTGACCACCAACCAGGCGCGGCGCACGCTCGATTATCTCTATGAAAAGCTTCAGAAAGGCGGCAGCGTGGAACGATCCGACGTCGAGGGCGCAATCCGCATGGCGGTCGCCGCCGACGATCAGCTCAGCCTTCCCACCATGGAGCGCAAGGCCAAGCTGACGATGGCGCAGGTTTCCACCCGCAAGAAGACGATCATCGCCCGCACGCCGACGCAGGACGCCTATATCAGGGCGCTGGAACGCGCCGAGCTGGTCTTCGGTGTCGGCCCGGCCGGCACCGGCAAGACCTATCTCGCCGTCGCCCATGCCGCCCAGCTGCTGGAGCGCGGCGCCGTCGAAAAGATCATCCTGTCGCGCCCTGCCGTCGAAGCGGGCGAGCGTCTCGGCTTCCTGCCCGGAGACATGAAGGAAAAGGTCGATCCCTATCTCCGCCCGCTTTATGACGCGCTCTACGACATGATCCCCGCCGACAAGGTCGATCGGGCAATCACCGCCGGCGTCATCGAAATCGCGCCGCTCGCCTTCATGCGCGGCCGCACACTTGCCAACGCCGCCATCATCCTCGACGAAGCGCAGAACACGACATCGATGCAGATGAAGATGTTCCTGACGCGTCTGGGCGAAAATGCCCGGATGATCGTCACCGGCGACCCGAGCCAGATCGACCTGCCGCGCGGCGTCAAATCCGGCCTCGTCGAGGCGCTGCAGCTTCTGAACGGCGTCGAGGGCATCTCGATCGTGCGCTTCAAGGATACCGACGTCGTCCGCCATCCGCTGGTCGGGCGCATCGTCAGGGCCTATGATTCCACCTACGCCGTCGAAACCGAAGCAGTCAGCCGGCAGGACTGA
- the ybeY gene encoding rRNA maturation RNase YbeY: MAELDIQISVEDIGWPGEETLLSFCERVLGAAVVYLRDSEKQPFPTMPPEVSLVFTDDASIQDINAEWRGKDKATNVLSFPAFPVQPGKMPGPMLGDIIIARETVEREADDLEKSFDDHLTHLLVHGFLHLLGFDHMNSAEAEIMEGLETRILAQLGLSDPYEGQDLKMEP; this comes from the coding sequence ATGGCCGAACTCGACATCCAGATCAGCGTCGAGGACATCGGCTGGCCGGGCGAGGAGACGCTGCTGTCGTTTTGCGAACGCGTGCTCGGCGCAGCCGTGGTCTATCTCCGCGACAGCGAGAAACAGCCCTTCCCGACGATGCCGCCCGAGGTTTCGCTTGTCTTCACCGACGACGCCTCGATCCAGGACATCAACGCCGAATGGCGCGGCAAGGACAAGGCGACCAACGTGCTCTCCTTTCCGGCCTTTCCGGTTCAGCCCGGCAAGATGCCCGGTCCGATGCTCGGCGACATCATCATCGCCCGGGAGACGGTGGAGCGGGAAGCCGACGACCTCGAAAAGAGTTTCGACGACCACCTGACCCATCTTCTGGTGCACGGTTTCTTGCATCTTCTCGGCTTCGACCATATGAATAGTGCCGAAGCCGAAATTATGGAGGGGCTGGAGACTCGCATTTTGGCGCAGCTCGGCCTATCTGATCCCTACGAGGGTCAAGACCTTAAAATGGAACCATGA
- a CDS encoding hemolysin family protein, whose translation MSDFMTKPAADAKDSEPSSSSDEAGSSRPSGRSQSFWSRAARILRPQQGSLREDLADALMTDAHGDDAFSPDERAMLHNILRFREVRVADVMVPRADIEAVDQNITIGELMILFEESGRSRMPVYADTLDDPRGMVHIRDLLSYVAKQARNKRRGPTKPAASLPALPAIEVAPENIQKTTRLAKPNLDLARVDLQKTLTEAGIIRKILFVPPSMLASDLLRRMQVNRTQMALVIDEYGGTDGLASHEDIVEMVVGDIDDEHDDEEVMFKRVAEDVFVADARVELEEIAAAIGPDFDISEQVDEVDTLGGLIFSALGRIPVRGEVVQALPGFEFHILDADPRRIKRLRITRKRHAIRRRAKVDGDIPPDAGDDRPAESTAN comes from the coding sequence ATGAGCGACTTTATGACGAAGCCGGCGGCAGACGCCAAGGACTCCGAGCCATCCTCCTCTTCGGACGAGGCAGGCAGTAGTCGGCCATCCGGCCGATCCCAATCCTTCTGGTCGCGCGCCGCGCGCATCCTCCGTCCGCAGCAGGGCTCCCTGCGTGAGGATCTTGCCGACGCGCTGATGACCGATGCGCATGGCGACGATGCCTTTTCGCCCGACGAACGGGCAATGCTGCACAACATCCTGCGCTTTCGTGAGGTGCGCGTCGCCGACGTGATGGTGCCGCGCGCCGATATCGAGGCCGTCGACCAGAACATCACCATCGGCGAACTGATGATCCTGTTTGAGGAATCCGGCCGCTCGCGCATGCCCGTCTATGCCGATACGCTCGACGACCCGCGCGGCATGGTGCATATCCGCGACCTGCTCTCCTACGTCGCCAAGCAGGCGCGCAACAAGCGCCGCGGCCCGACGAAACCGGCCGCTAGCCTGCCGGCGCTGCCGGCGATCGAGGTTGCGCCCGAAAACATCCAGAAGACCACACGTTTGGCCAAGCCGAATTTGGACCTCGCCCGCGTCGACTTGCAGAAGACGCTGACGGAAGCCGGCATCATCCGCAAGATCCTGTTCGTGCCGCCGTCGATGCTGGCATCCGACCTGTTGCGGCGCATGCAGGTGAACCGCACGCAGATGGCGCTCGTCATCGACGAATATGGCGGCACCGATGGGCTCGCCTCGCATGAGGACATCGTCGAAATGGTGGTCGGCGACATCGACGACGAACATGATGACGAAGAGGTGATGTTCAAGCGGGTCGCCGAAGACGTCTTCGTCGCCGACGCCCGCGTCGAACTGGAAGAGATCGCCGCAGCGATCGGGCCGGATTTCGACATCAGCGAGCAGGTCGACGAGGTCGATACGCTGGGCGGCCTGATCTTCTCCGCGCTCGGCCGCATCCCCGTGCGCGGCGAGGTCGTCCAGGCGCTGCCCGGCTTCGAATTCCACATCCTCGACGCCGATCCGCGCCGCATCAAACGGTTGCGCATCACCCGCAAGCGCCATGCGATCCGCCGCCGCGCCAAAGTCGATGGCGACATCCCGCCCGACGCCGGCGACGACCGGCCGGCGGAATCGACCGCCAACTAA